One Punica granatum isolate Tunisia-2019 chromosome 3, ASM765513v2, whole genome shotgun sequence genomic window carries:
- the LOC116200310 gene encoding GDSL esterase/lipase At5g42170-like, with product MSAGNDDIANTYPFRSVRYNISLYSAHFPMGWCEEDRSDEYAAGRIRAGTEDNRWKLEVGVLRASKPSGSALQLFSSSALQLSAKLKDHSAQIPGVRVTNLSGFEVENKGCYGTGNIELSVLCNRLDDLETCKDDTKFLFWDS from the exons ATGTCCGCCGGGAATGATGACATTGCCAATACTTATCCTTTTAGGAGTGTCCGCTACAACATTTCCTTATACTCTGCTCATTTTCCTATGGGATG GTGCGAGGAAGATCGGAGTGACGAGTATGCCGCCGGTCGGATCCGTGCTGGCACAGAGGACAATCGGTGGAAGCTTGAGGTGGGAGTGCTCAGAGCCAGTAAGCCAAGCGGCTCAGCTCTTCAGCTCTTCAGCTCTTCAGCTCTTCAGCTCTCTGCCAAGCTCAAGGACCATAGTGCACAGATCCCTGGTGTCAG AGTCACTAATCTATCAGGATTCGAGGTCGAAAACAAGGGATGCTATGGCACAGGGAATATAGAATTGAGCGTACTGTGCAATCGTCTGGATGACCTCGAAACTTGCAAGGACGACACCAAGTTTTTGTTCTGGGACAGCTAA